The Chloroflexota bacterium genome window below encodes:
- a CDS encoding carbohydrate ABC transporter permease — protein sequence MTQSTVADTSQAQTPSNIKQPLLSRRARHWLGHGAAYIFMTALALVFMIPILWMLSTSLKARWEVFAWPPQWIPETIHWENYVEAFTRYPMGRFMLNSTILVAATIVGELFAVPLVAYGFARLRFPGKNVLFLIMLGTMMIPGHIKLIPLFTIYHRLGWIDTYLPLIVPAFFGSPFFIFLMVQYMKTIPRDLDDAARIDGAGTWGILYRVLLPLCVPPLTIVVVFTFLWTWNEFLHPLIFLNSFELFPVQVGLALFKGRYSVEWNLFMAATLISIIPILILYFFSQKQLIGGIASVGLKG from the coding sequence ATGACACAGTCTACCGTGGCCGACACATCCCAGGCCCAGACACCATCCAACATCAAACAACCGTTGCTCTCGCGCCGGGCACGTCACTGGTTGGGGCATGGCGCGGCCTACATCTTCATGACCGCCCTGGCGCTGGTCTTCATGATTCCCATTCTCTGGATGCTTTCCACCTCCCTGAAAGCACGTTGGGAGGTCTTCGCCTGGCCGCCCCAGTGGATTCCGGAAACTATCCACTGGGAAAACTACGTCGAGGCCTTCACTCGTTATCCCATGGGCCGTTTCATGCTCAACTCCACCATCCTGGTCGCAGCCACCATTGTGGGCGAGTTATTTGCCGTGCCCCTGGTCGCTTACGGGTTTGCTCGCCTGCGTTTTCCAGGAAAAAATGTGCTCTTCCTGATCATGCTGGGCACCATGATGATTCCGGGACACATCAAACTGATTCCCCTTTTCACCATCTACCACCGCCTGGGCTGGATCGACACCTACCTGCCCCTGATCGTTCCCGCCTTTTTTGGCAGTCCCTTCTTCATCTTCTTGATGGTTCAATACATGAAAACCATCCCACGTGATCTGGATGATGCAGCCCGCATCGACGGCGCAGGCACCTGGGGCATACTCTACCGCGTGTTATTGCCATTATGTGTACCGCCCCTGACCATCGTCGTCGTTTTCACCTTTTTGTGGACCTGGAATGAGTTCCTGCATCCCCTCATCTTCCTCAACAGTTTTGAGCTTTTTCCTGTCCAGGTCGGCCTGGCCCTGTTCAAGGGGCGTTACAGCGTGGAATGGAATCTGTTCATGGCCGCCACGCTAATCTCAATCATCCCGATTCTGATCCTCTATTTCTTCAGCCAGAAACAACTGATCGGTGGCATTGCCTCGGTGGGACTGAAAGGATAG
- a CDS encoding ADP-ribosylglycohydrolase family protein, translated as MTTIRETNVSSETLRSRARGCLLGAAIGDTMGAPCEGLSAEEISARYGVLTGFVSDRASGTDDTDFTLFNAHILLTYGVDVSLAQVEAEWRDKLLAPGRAYRPGGFSDVISTRNLAAGLHAPQSGQFGHQMWSDGVAMAIGAAGIISPGKPHQAAHLARVLGSISNARDGIYTAQAVAAAISVAMIGASPAEMMATAIQHVPVDSWIFRTLQEAREIGSRCDDLEQALPAIADALIVPWWTWADLATEAVPLAFAVFLATDGIYQRAVPAGIRLGRDADTIGAIVGSLAGAYGGIDAIPAPWQARVQESTGYCIGYVAGRDIGDIADELAQAAGRLSSDEEPVPGRDSPIEKNRVELPDSGLPPSQFPSVSESPSSHVTSLKTATSSRRISQDRVAGALLGLAYGDAIGFPAMFHRFQDQRMPRKRHNFLWRTNQELDERRILRLMLPFTHRVEPQTLEPCPTDDTEFALLTLEALLAAGSEPNQDSFVAAWTGRVLPVADQVISGFSERSAIENFQSGLLPPATGNDNPLHYADAAVPRAVPIGLFCAGDPGRAAALARLDAQITNAEDGIYAAQAMASAIALLSAGESLTLALIQARAQLPAGSWIARGDAIARNCLAESTTPEDLALLLSRRLINTVYSYGNAAPETFPAALAIVEACQGDLRLGCLVANSIPKAADSLPAMVGALCGAHQGSSVISPHWQAALVECRGICLPFLRGVRLDEHAAALFERIA; from the coding sequence ATGACGACTATCCGGGAAACGAACGTTTCGTCCGAAACTTTGCGAAGCCGTGCCCGGGGCTGCCTGTTGGGCGCAGCCATCGGTGATACCATGGGCGCGCCCTGTGAGGGGCTCAGCGCCGAGGAGATCAGCGCCCGCTACGGCGTGTTGACCGGCTTCGTCAGCGACCGGGCATCAGGCACCGACGACACCGACTTTACCCTCTTCAACGCTCACATCCTGCTGACCTACGGCGTCGACGTTAGCCTGGCCCAGGTGGAGGCCGAGTGGCGGGATAAGTTGCTGGCGCCCGGCAGGGCCTACCGGCCCGGTGGCTTTAGCGATGTTATCTCCACCCGTAACCTGGCTGCCGGCCTGCACGCGCCCCAGTCTGGCCAGTTCGGGCACCAGATGTGGAGCGACGGCGTGGCCATGGCCATCGGCGCTGCCGGAATCATTAGCCCCGGCAAACCCCACCAGGCCGCTCATCTGGCCCGCGTGCTGGGCAGCATCTCCAACGCGCGAGACGGCATCTACACTGCCCAGGCCGTGGCCGCGGCCATCAGCGTGGCCATGATAGGCGCATCGCCTGCGGAGATGATGGCCACGGCCATCCAGCACGTGCCCGTCGACTCGTGGATTTTTCGAACCCTGCAAGAGGCTCGGGAGATCGGCTCCAGATGCGATGACCTGGAGCAGGCCTTGCCCGCCATCGCTGATGCCTTGATCGTTCCCTGGTGGACCTGGGCCGACCTGGCGACGGAAGCCGTACCGCTGGCCTTCGCCGTTTTTCTGGCCACCGATGGTATCTATCAACGCGCTGTTCCGGCCGGAATTCGCCTCGGTCGCGACGCCGATACCATCGGCGCCATCGTGGGCAGCCTGGCTGGTGCTTATGGTGGCATCGATGCCATTCCAGCCCCCTGGCAGGCCCGGGTGCAGGAGTCCACCGGCTACTGCATCGGCTACGTCGCCGGGCGCGATATCGGCGATATCGCTGACGAGTTGGCGCAGGCCGCCGGGCGTTTGTCTTCCGACGAAGAGCCGGTACCAGGCAGGGACTCCCCGATCGAAAAAAACAGGGTTGAGTTGCCCGATTCCGGATTGCCTCCATCCCAATTTCCTTCTGTCAGCGAGTCGCCTTCTTCTCACGTTACTTCGCTGAAAACTGCCACGTCAAGCCGGCGGATCAGCCAGGATCGTGTGGCCGGCGCGTTGCTGGGCCTGGCCTACGGCGACGCCATCGGCTTCCCGGCCATGTTTCATCGCTTCCAGGACCAACGCATGCCGCGCAAGCGCCACAACTTTCTGTGGCGCACCAACCAGGAACTCGATGAAAGGCGAATTCTGCGCTTGATGCTGCCTTTTACCCACCGCGTCGAGCCGCAGACCCTGGAGCCCTGCCCCACTGACGACACCGAGTTCGCCTTGCTGACTCTGGAGGCCCTGCTGGCAGCCGGGTCAGAGCCAAACCAGGATTCCTTCGTCGCGGCCTGGACCGGCAGAGTTTTGCCCGTGGCGGACCAGGTCATCAGCGGTTTTTCAGAGCGTTCAGCTATTGAGAATTTCCAGAGCGGTTTGCTGCCACCGGCCACGGGCAATGACAATCCACTGCACTATGCCGATGCCGCTGTACCCCGGGCCGTTCCCATCGGACTGTTCTGCGCGGGCGATCCCGGCCGGGCTGCAGCCCTGGCCAGGCTGGATGCACAGATCACAAACGCCGAAGACGGCATCTACGCGGCCCAGGCTATGGCGAGTGCAATCGCGCTTCTGTCAGCCGGTGAATCGCTCACCCTGGCGCTGATCCAGGCTCGGGCTCAATTGCCGGCCGGCTCCTGGATCGCCCGCGGCGATGCGATCGCTCGCAACTGTCTGGCCGAGAGCACGACACCCGAAGACCTGGCCCTATTGCTGAGCCGGCGCCTGATCAACACAGTCTACTCCTATGGCAACGCGGCACCGGAGACCTTTCCCGCCGCCCTGGCCATCGTGGAAGCCTGCCAGGGCGACCTGCGGCTGGGCTGCCTGGTGGCAAACAGTATTCCCAAGGCTGCCGATTCCTTACCCGCTATGGTCGGCGCTCTGTGCGGTGCGCATCAAGGCAGCAGCGTCATCAGCCCGCACTGGCAGGCTGCCCTGGTCGAGTGCCGGGGTATCTGTTTGCCCTTCCTCCGGGGTGTGCGCCTGGATGAGCATGCCGCCGCCCTGTTTGAACGAATCGCATAG
- a CDS encoding sugar ABC transporter permease, translating into MASWREMSPRAKREAIDGYISISPWLIGFLLFTLGPILASVYFSFTQWTITRPPEWVGLDNYVRMFTRDPLFWTALKVTFTFVILTLPLQIILGLALSLMLNLKVRGMNLYRTIFYIPAVISGVAVSLMFIWLLQPDTGVINTLLEGIGIQGPNWFWDPNWALPSVALMSLWAVGGGAVIYLAGLQNIPPHLYEAAEIDGANTWYRFWRITLPLLTPTLFFQLIVTMIGAFKVFTEAFVITKGGPLKATYFYLFYFYEEAFQNFNMGYASALAILLMLIILLATVLVNFTSNRWVYYESDGEGAA; encoded by the coding sequence ATGGCAAGTTGGCGTGAAATGTCCCCCAGAGCCAAACGCGAAGCCATCGACGGATACATCAGTATCTCGCCCTGGCTCATCGGGTTCCTGCTCTTTACTCTGGGGCCGATCCTCGCATCCGTATACTTCAGCTTCACCCAGTGGACCATCACCCGTCCGCCTGAGTGGGTGGGATTGGATAACTACGTGCGTATGTTCACCAGGGACCCTCTGTTCTGGACTGCACTCAAGGTGACGTTCACTTTCGTGATTCTGACCTTGCCGCTGCAGATTATTCTGGGCCTGGCACTTTCGCTGATGCTCAACCTCAAAGTGCGGGGCATGAATCTTTACAGAACGATCTTTTACATACCGGCCGTGATTTCGGGCGTGGCCGTATCTCTGATGTTCATCTGGCTGCTCCAGCCCGATACGGGAGTCATCAACACCCTTCTGGAGGGCATCGGCATCCAGGGGCCCAACTGGTTTTGGGATCCCAACTGGGCACTGCCCTCGGTTGCCCTGATGAGCCTGTGGGCGGTCGGAGGCGGCGCGGTGATCTATCTGGCCGGCCTGCAGAACATCCCTCCTCACCTGTACGAGGCCGCTGAGATCGACGGCGCCAACACCTGGTACCGCTTCTGGCGCATCACGTTGCCTCTGTTGACACCAACGCTGTTCTTCCAACTCATCGTCACGATGATTGGAGCCTTCAAGGTCTTCACTGAGGCCTTCGTTATCACGAAAGGTGGTCCCCTGAAAGCCACCTACTTCTACCTCTTTTACTTTTACGAGGAAGCCTTTCAGAATTTCAACATGGGCTATGCCTCAGCGCTGGCAATATTACTGATGTTGATCATTTTGCTTGCCACTGTCCTGGTCAATTTCACCTCAAATCGCTGGGTTTATTACGAATCAGATGGTGAGGGGGCAGCATGA
- a CDS encoding nucleoside hydrolase has product MAARPIILDTDVGTDVDDAFAIALAARSPELKLEAVTTVFGHVTRRARMARKLLDLLDQSAVPVARGMESPITPGKEVYWGGWEGEGFLSTGDESLPLDPRNGVDLICDLLETAAEPITLVAIGPLTNIATVILLRPDLLPAIDEIICMAGTIVPGQEEWNVQCDPEAARIVFQSGLPITLGTRFIVNQPRLTQLHRQRLAARCDDPAVHALVAMLDVFLDRKQRDSTPMYDPVTLSMAFTEKFVQTQAMAVAVQLEDGVLHLTPQPSGEPNMHISVGVQPELFVDALVDRLLGQHEQ; this is encoded by the coding sequence ATGGCCGCACGGCCGATCATTCTGGACACGGACGTCGGCACCGATGTAGACGACGCCTTCGCTATTGCCCTGGCCGCCCGGTCACCCGAGCTCAAGCTGGAAGCCGTGACGACGGTCTTTGGCCATGTAACACGGCGCGCTCGCATGGCCCGCAAGCTGCTCGATCTGTTGGACCAGTCTGCTGTTCCGGTGGCAAGGGGCATGGAGAGCCCGATCACGCCCGGTAAGGAGGTCTATTGGGGTGGTTGGGAAGGGGAGGGTTTTCTTTCCACGGGGGACGAGTCCCTGCCTCTCGATCCCCGCAACGGTGTAGATCTCATTTGCGACTTGCTCGAAACAGCGGCCGAACCTATCACGCTGGTTGCCATTGGTCCTCTCACCAACATTGCCACCGTGATCCTTCTCAGGCCAGATCTGCTGCCTGCTATTGACGAGATCATCTGTATGGCAGGCACCATCGTGCCCGGGCAAGAGGAGTGGAACGTCCAGTGCGATCCGGAGGCGGCTCGGATCGTATTCCAGTCGGGACTGCCGATTACGCTGGGTACCCGATTCATTGTCAACCAGCCCCGGCTGACTCAGCTTCACCGCCAGCGACTGGCCGCCCGCTGCGATGACCCGGCAGTACACGCGCTTGTGGCCATGCTGGACGTGTTCCTGGACAGGAAGCAGCGCGACTCCACACCCATGTACGATCCTGTAACGTTGAGTATGGCGTTTACCGAAAAGTTTGTTCAGACTCAAGCCATGGCCGTTGCCGTTCAACTCGAGGACGGCGTACTGCACCTGACACCGCAGCCATCTGGCGAGCCGAACATGCACATCTCGGTCGGCGTGCAACCGGAACTGTTCGTCGACGCCTTGGTTGATCGCCTCCTTGGCCAACATGAACAGTGA
- a CDS encoding acetate--CoA ligase family protein: MSTADRLLSYQATAAILDAHQIPLAPARVVSTPSEAADAAIDLGLPVALKALSSDLTHKSDAGLVYLDLQTPGAVESAGRTLADKTSGVQLEGLLVQTMVAGGVEVIAGLSRDPQFSLVIMLGAGGVLVELLDDIVLRLPPLTSQQAGQMIREIRVWHLLSGYRGQPAADIPALAQLIVNLSDMAIRQADRLVSLDLNPVIVLPQGGGVQVVDARMLVRE, encoded by the coding sequence ATGTCTACCGCTGATCGACTATTGTCATATCAGGCGACCGCAGCGATCCTGGATGCCCACCAGATTCCGCTGGCACCGGCTCGGGTGGTGTCAACACCATCCGAGGCCGCGGATGCGGCGATCGATCTGGGCCTCCCGGTCGCACTCAAAGCGCTTTCGTCGGATCTAACCCACAAGTCGGATGCCGGTCTGGTTTATCTTGATCTACAAACGCCCGGGGCAGTGGAGTCCGCCGGGCGTACGCTGGCAGACAAGACGAGTGGGGTTCAGTTGGAGGGATTGTTGGTGCAGACGATGGTTGCCGGAGGGGTCGAGGTGATCGCTGGCCTCAGCCGGGATCCCCAGTTCAGTCTGGTCATCATGTTGGGTGCAGGCGGTGTGCTGGTGGAACTACTGGATGACATTGTCCTGCGCCTGCCGCCGCTGACGTCACAACAGGCCGGGCAAATGATCCGGGAGATCCGAGTGTGGCACTTGCTGTCGGGATATCGGGGTCAGCCCGCTGCCGATATACCCGCCCTGGCGCAATTGATCGTAAACCTCTCCGACATGGCTATTCGGCAGGCCGACCGGCTTGTCAGTCTCGACCTGAACCCCGTGATCGTTCTGCCCCAGGGTGGTGGGGTGCAGGTGGTTGATGCGCGAATGCTTGTACGGGAATGA
- a CDS encoding ADP-ribosylglycohydrolase family protein, giving the protein MITISQRPLPIDYEERVYAGWLGKCIGVRFGAPLEGWTYQEIRDNLGELDDYLPLPPGKVFKPDDDTAFPMILVRALQDYGPAVSAEQLGETMLNYLGDQRGTLWWGGYGVSTEHTAYLNLAADIPAPLSGSIALNGAALAEQIGGQIFSDIWGLVVPDNPELAAGYAARAASISHDGNAVYGGRFIAGLVSAAFSQVDPQHLIEIGLGLIPADSEYSRVVRAVLDFHAGQPDDWHAAYRFINDNFGYDRYPGVVHIIPNTGVVIMALLYGQGDFSRTIQIANMGGWDTDCNVGNVGAITGVAVGLQGISPKWREPMNDELVTASLIGTRNLLDIPACADLFCALGRQIAGESARPGRPRYHFSYPGSTQGFHQCSGSRGKIISLRQIGTRESNPRARTADGPFDQPEGALQLTVRKLNKKSEVRFFVKTSLRPDELSANYYGASFSPKIYPGQQLRARLFLPPDAPEQLQASLFAWDDNHSETHQSKGHPLQPGRWHDLRFQIPALHNACLSEVGVLLRNLGQPWSGSLSLGSLDWDGSPSFSNDFGLERPEYDAISQWTFLRGFWRLDEGGYHGSGVGVNETYTGDIQWQDYSLSVRLTPLKGDHHNINVRVSGALRSYAAGLAPDGKVVLYRNDRGYRQVSGAAFPWQHGCSTLLTLAARDNGLIVSVDGQEKIFWTDDDQPYRCGQIGLSNFAGCRTCYEFVEIS; this is encoded by the coding sequence ATGATAACAATTTCCCAACGCCCACTGCCCATCGACTATGAAGAACGCGTCTATGCCGGCTGGCTGGGCAAGTGCATCGGCGTTCGTTTCGGCGCGCCCCTCGAAGGCTGGACCTACCAGGAGATTCGCGATAATCTCGGTGAACTGGACGATTATCTGCCATTGCCACCGGGCAAGGTCTTCAAACCTGATGATGACACAGCGTTTCCCATGATTCTCGTGCGGGCATTGCAGGACTACGGGCCAGCGGTCAGTGCCGAACAGCTTGGCGAGACGATGCTGAACTATCTTGGTGACCAACGAGGAACACTGTGGTGGGGTGGCTACGGTGTCTCTACGGAACATACGGCCTACCTGAACCTGGCCGCAGATATCCCGGCCCCTCTTTCCGGTTCGATCGCCCTCAATGGCGCCGCGCTGGCCGAACAGATCGGTGGCCAGATATTCAGCGACATCTGGGGCCTGGTGGTGCCCGATAATCCAGAACTCGCGGCCGGGTATGCTGCCCGCGCTGCCAGCATCAGCCACGATGGCAACGCCGTCTACGGTGGCAGGTTCATCGCTGGCCTGGTGAGCGCAGCTTTCAGCCAGGTTGATCCGCAGCATTTGATCGAGATCGGCCTTGGCCTGATCCCCGCTGACAGCGAATATTCCCGCGTTGTACGGGCCGTCCTTGATTTCCATGCCGGACAGCCCGACGACTGGCACGCGGCCTATCGTTTCATCAACGACAACTTCGGTTATGACCGTTACCCTGGCGTTGTGCATATCATCCCAAACACCGGCGTTGTCATCATGGCTCTGCTATATGGCCAGGGCGATTTCTCTCGCACGATTCAGATCGCCAACATGGGGGGGTGGGACACCGACTGCAACGTTGGAAACGTGGGCGCCATCACCGGTGTGGCTGTAGGATTGCAGGGAATTTCTCCCAAATGGCGCGAGCCGATGAACGACGAACTGGTAACGGCCAGCCTGATCGGGACCCGTAACCTGCTGGACATCCCGGCTTGTGCCGATCTTTTCTGCGCGCTGGGCCGCCAGATCGCCGGCGAATCTGCTCGGCCTGGCCGGCCACGCTATCACTTCAGCTATCCTGGCTCGACACAGGGATTTCACCAGTGCAGCGGCAGTCGGGGAAAGATCATCTCGCTGCGCCAGATTGGGACTCGCGAATCGAATCCCAGGGCACGGACCGCGGACGGCCCATTTGACCAACCAGAGGGTGCCCTGCAGTTGACCGTGCGTAAGCTCAACAAGAAGAGCGAGGTGCGCTTTTTCGTCAAAACCTCCCTTCGTCCCGACGAGCTGAGCGCCAACTATTACGGGGCGAGCTTCTCGCCCAAGATCTATCCTGGACAGCAACTGCGGGCCCGGCTATTCCTGCCACCCGATGCCCCCGAACAGCTTCAGGCCAGTCTGTTCGCCTGGGATGACAACCACAGCGAGACCCATCAGAGCAAGGGACACCCCTTGCAACCTGGCCGTTGGCACGACCTGCGCTTTCAGATTCCAGCCCTGCACAACGCCTGTCTTTCCGAGGTGGGAGTCCTGCTGCGCAACCTGGGCCAGCCCTGGAGCGGCTCGCTCAGCCTGGGTAGCCTGGATTGGGATGGCTCCCCTTCTTTCAGCAATGACTTTGGCCTGGAGCGCCCTGAATATGATGCCATCAGCCAGTGGACCTTCCTGCGGGGCTTCTGGCGGCTGGACGAAGGTGGTTATCATGGCAGCGGTGTTGGCGTGAACGAAACCTACACCGGCGATATCCAATGGCAGGACTATTCGCTGTCCGTGCGGCTGACCCCGCTGAAAGGCGATCATCACAACATCAACGTGCGTGTGTCGGGTGCGCTGCGATCCTATGCTGCCGGCCTGGCGCCCGATGGCAAAGTGGTACTTTACAGGAACGACAGGGGATACCGGCAGGTGTCTGGCGCCGCTTTTCCCTGGCAACATGGATGCAGCACTCTTCTGACACTGGCAGCGAGGGACAATGGCTTGATCGTCAGCGTCGATGGCCAGGAAAAGATATTCTGGACTGATGATGACCAACCCTATCGTTGTGGCCAGATCGGCCTTTCCAATTTTGCTGGCTGTCGAACCTGTTATGAATTCGTCGAAATCAGTTAA
- a CDS encoding CoA-binding protein, translating to MNSSKSVNTKRLDPFFNPRRIAIVGASERGMYPAGVLRNLLDGGYGGDIYPVNPGRETVFGIPCYSDLSQTPEPAELAILVVPRYAVLPTLRQCLVVGVPAALIISAGFAEADEEGRRLQAEMARLLKASDNALAVIGPNCAGLANIPGRVIATRLPAPPKPGPISFISQSGALMMALYGLFADRHLGLSYLLSLGNQVDVSLSDSLAYVSGDRETTAIGAFIEGVRDGRAFVDSARQALLAGKPLVVVKVGRTEIGQQAALTHTAALTGSDRVFDALGHQFGIVRVDDVGELVDTLQIMAAVGSKLSGRGHVALVTQSGGLGSLTADLCQLAGLKLPPLSDHLERQLRCLPHILDFGALGNPADVRGAAVIGPATGQTLAPFLADPDTDVVLLLLAKSAVREQDAATASAIIAAARQSEKPLIVVWVGQRRSSGAMDWPEGHRLLVEAGISLFEQPGNAVRALARTMAYWRFRSRWLADPEVPDVYR from the coding sequence ATGAATTCGTCGAAATCAGTTAACACAAAACGCCTCGATCCCTTTTTCAACCCACGTCGAATCGCGATCGTCGGCGCGTCTGAACGGGGAATGTACCCGGCCGGGGTGTTGCGCAACCTGTTGGACGGTGGCTACGGAGGCGACATCTACCCTGTTAATCCCGGGCGGGAAACTGTGTTTGGCATTCCATGCTATTCCGACCTCAGCCAAACGCCCGAGCCCGCCGAACTGGCGATTCTGGTTGTCCCGCGATATGCCGTGTTGCCTACCCTGCGCCAGTGCCTTGTCGTCGGCGTGCCGGCGGCCTTGATCATCAGTGCTGGATTCGCCGAAGCGGACGAAGAGGGTCGCCGGTTGCAGGCTGAGATGGCCCGCCTTCTCAAAGCTTCGGACAACGCCCTTGCCGTCATTGGTCCCAACTGTGCCGGTTTGGCCAACATCCCCGGCCGGGTCATTGCCACCCGTTTGCCTGCCCCGCCAAAGCCAGGACCCATCTCTTTCATCTCCCAGAGCGGCGCACTGATGATGGCACTCTACGGCCTCTTTGCCGACCGCCACCTTGGCCTAAGTTATCTGTTGTCGCTGGGCAATCAGGTAGATGTTTCCCTGTCCGATAGCCTGGCCTACGTTTCGGGCGATCGGGAAACCACAGCCATTGGCGCATTTATCGAAGGGGTGCGCGACGGTCGTGCCTTTGTCGACAGTGCTCGACAGGCTTTGCTGGCAGGCAAGCCGCTGGTTGTGGTCAAGGTTGGCCGCACAGAGATCGGCCAACAAGCGGCGCTGACTCACACTGCCGCGCTTACCGGTTCGGATCGGGTCTTCGACGCCTTGGGCCATCAGTTTGGCATTGTGCGCGTGGATGACGTTGGTGAGTTGGTAGATACGTTGCAGATCATGGCCGCCGTCGGGTCGAAGCTGTCTGGTCGTGGTCACGTCGCCCTGGTCACGCAGTCAGGCGGCCTGGGTTCGCTAACAGCTGACCTGTGCCAGCTGGCAGGGTTGAAGCTACCGCCGTTGAGCGATCATCTGGAGAGACAATTGCGTTGTCTCCCGCATATCCTTGACTTCGGCGCGCTGGGCAACCCCGCGGATGTGCGAGGCGCAGCCGTGATTGGCCCTGCTACCGGCCAGACCCTGGCGCCCTTCCTGGCTGACCCCGACACTGACGTCGTCTTGCTGCTTTTGGCAAAATCAGCGGTACGCGAGCAAGATGCCGCCACGGCAAGCGCGATTATCGCTGCTGCCCGCCAGAGCGAAAAGCCGCTGATTGTTGTCTGGGTGGGACAGCGACGGTCATCCGGGGCAATGGATTGGCCCGAGGGCCACCGCTTGCTGGTAGAGGCAGGTATTTCGCTTTTCGAACAGCCAGGCAACGCGGTCCGGGCATTGGCCCGTACGATGGCATATTGGCGTTTCCGAAGCCGTTGGCTGGCTGATCCCGAGGTGCCCGATGTCTACCGCTGA
- a CDS encoding sialidase family protein, with translation MNSDPFFLAQDIFPGLSTHPSCHAPTIIALPDDSLLVAFYAGSLEKAYDVAILTSRYHPASRTWSLPRVVVDLPCRSLGNPVLFLNPAGVLHLFYLVMQGDRWFQCSIHQVTSTDFGTAWRSDTMFREETGWTTRNNLLLLSNGSILFPLSDNVRGGAICLLSGDGGHNWQEGEMIASSPKNEQPAVVQLSDNSLLAYMRTGGKGGLCWQSRSFDLGQSWAPAEPGPFKNPNSAMAMIRLTGGSLVAVYNDSDDHRFRTPLNVALSVDEGRTWPCVRSLETGNGRFNYLGISVDGQESVEFSYPAITQNSEGLIHIVYTNCRRNIRHVMCNEAWLQDSYLSRRMEGPRAPAPGERGGQGD, from the coding sequence ATGAACAGTGACCCTTTCTTTCTGGCACAGGACATATTTCCCGGCCTGTCTACTCATCCCTCGTGCCACGCCCCAACCATTATCGCTCTGCCTGACGACAGTTTGCTGGTAGCGTTTTATGCCGGCAGTCTGGAGAAGGCGTACGACGTCGCTATCTTGACCTCTCGATATCACCCGGCATCTCGGACCTGGTCATTGCCCCGGGTGGTCGTGGATCTGCCATGCAGGTCATTGGGCAATCCTGTGCTTTTCCTGAACCCGGCGGGCGTTCTGCATCTCTTCTATCTCGTTATGCAGGGAGACAGATGGTTCCAGTGCTCTATCCACCAGGTTACCTCGACCGATTTCGGGACCGCCTGGCGTTCAGACACCATGTTCCGCGAGGAAACAGGCTGGACAACGCGCAACAATCTGCTCCTGCTATCGAACGGCAGCATACTCTTTCCGCTCAGCGACAACGTACGGGGTGGGGCGATCTGTTTGTTGTCCGGCGACGGCGGACATAACTGGCAGGAGGGGGAGATGATCGCCTCCTCCCCCAAGAATGAGCAGCCGGCCGTCGTGCAACTCTCCGACAATAGTCTCTTGGCCTACATGCGCACGGGCGGAAAGGGAGGCCTCTGCTGGCAATCCCGCTCTTTTGACCTGGGACAATCGTGGGCGCCGGCCGAGCCAGGACCATTCAAGAATCCAAACTCGGCTATGGCCATGATCCGGCTCACCGGCGGCAGCCTGGTTGCAGTTTACAACGACTCGGACGATCACCGCTTTCGCACGCCACTCAATGTGGCCCTGTCGGTCGATGAAGGGCGCACCTGGCCCTGCGTCCGGTCGCTGGAAACTGGCAATGGCCGATTCAACTATCTGGGGATATCGGTCGATGGACAGGAGAGCGTCGAGTTCTCTTATCCGGCGATCACGCAGAACAGCGAGGGCCTGATCCATATCGTCTACACCAACTGCCGCAGGAACATCAGGCATGTGATGTGCAACGAGGCCTGGCTGCAGGATAGCTATCTGTCCAGGCGCATGGAGGGGCCGCGTGCCCCGGCGCCTGGCGAGCGTGGAGGTCAGGGAGACTGA